One stretch of Planococcus sp. PAMC 21323 DNA includes these proteins:
- a CDS encoding PolC-type DNA polymerase III: MTNEQDSKMRFKLLLQHLELTDDVHMPFFEEAELTRMTVHKKERSWKFLVKLKNILPVDLYLLLRERLYSTFSPIARVQLDIETAQETVQENLVLSYWKYAVEELADMAPPLRERLLSQEPVWNGNKLLLQCNHEHEMMALKSKYSDKLAGVYRQFGFPHVAIDFQLSDENQEAAHEAFMAERLREEEAMAQKALSDMKKRETNQKENGAPSGPFQMGSAIKPDENIVDIKSIVDEERRVTIEGYVFDAEVRELRSGRSLLTVKITDYTDSILVKMFSRDKEDAELMANAKKGMWLKARGSIQTDTFVRDLVMMAQDMVEIKPELRRDTAEEKRVELHLHTPMSQMDAVSSVDSLVSQAAKWGHPAIAITDHAGVQSFPDAYAASKKHGIKAIFGLEANLVDDGVPIAYEERHVLLEDETFVVFDLETTGLSAVYDTIIELAAVKIKGGQIIDKFESFANPHHELSSTTIDLTGITDDMVKNAPEVEEVIRKYHEWAGDHIMVAHNASFDMGFLYVCYKKYGIDKKHATIDTLELARMLHPELKSHRLNTLAKKFGIELTQHHRAIYDTEATSYLLTHLLKEAHQKGILYHDQINDYVGSGDAYKRARPTHCTLLAQNQEGLKNLFKLVSASHINYFYRVPRIPRSLLQKHRTGLLVGSGCDKGEVFEAVMQKSMEEVEKAAQFYDYLEVHPKEVYSHLIEREMIRDEWNLEDIIRKLVKISRKLEIPLVATGNVHYLDETDAIFRQVLIGSQGGANPLNRTKLPKVHFRTTNEMLDAFDFLGSETAHELVVENSLKISNMIDVVKPIKDELYTPKIEGADEEVRELSYNMAQQIYGSPLPEIVEARIEKELKSIIGHGFAVIYLISHKLVKKSLDDGYLVGSRGSVGSSLVATLTEITEVNPLPPHYICRECKKSEFFDDGSVSSGFDLKDKNCPDCDVPYQKEGQDIPFETFLGFKGDKVPDIDLNFSGEYQSKAHNYTKELFGEDNVFRAGTIGTVAEKTAYGYVRGYANDRDMTIRGAEIDRLVQGCSGVKRSTGQHPGGIIVVPDYMDIYDFSPIQFPADAQDSEWKTTHFDFHSIHDNLLKLDILGHDDPTVIRMLQDLSGIDPKTIPTDDPEVMKIFAGPETLGVTKEQIGCKTGTLGIPEFGTRFVRQMLEETKPNTFSELVQISGLSHGTDVWLSNAQELIQNGTCQLSDVIGCRDDIMVYLIYQGLESSLAFKIMESVRKGKGLTSEFEEAMKKEGVPNWYIESCKKIKYMFPKAHAAAYVLMAVRIAYFKVHFPILYYAAYFTVRAEDFDVTAMSKGSQSIRSIIDDINAKGLEASTKEKNLLTVMELTLEMVERGYTFQKVDLYKSSADQFIIEGKSLIPPFNAIPGLGTNAAKSIVAAREHGEFLSKEDLQQRGRVSKTIIEYMNDHGCLEGMPEANQLSLF; this comes from the coding sequence ATGACAAACGAGCAAGACTCCAAGATGCGATTCAAATTGCTGCTTCAGCATCTCGAATTAACGGACGATGTACACATGCCTTTTTTCGAAGAGGCTGAATTGACACGGATGACTGTCCATAAAAAAGAGCGGTCCTGGAAATTTCTTGTGAAATTGAAAAATATCCTGCCGGTCGACTTGTACTTATTATTAAGGGAACGTCTATATAGCACATTTTCTCCAATAGCTCGTGTTCAATTAGATATTGAAACAGCACAAGAAACAGTACAGGAAAACTTAGTATTATCTTATTGGAAGTATGCTGTTGAAGAGTTGGCGGATATGGCACCACCATTACGCGAGCGGTTATTATCGCAAGAGCCAGTATGGAACGGAAATAAATTATTATTGCAATGCAATCATGAACACGAAATGATGGCATTAAAATCAAAGTATAGTGATAAATTAGCAGGAGTGTATCGTCAATTTGGTTTCCCGCATGTGGCTATTGATTTCCAACTATCGGACGAAAATCAAGAGGCTGCACACGAAGCATTTATGGCGGAGCGTCTTCGCGAAGAAGAAGCAATGGCTCAAAAAGCATTATCAGATATGAAAAAGCGCGAAACCAACCAAAAAGAAAATGGAGCTCCTTCAGGACCATTCCAAATGGGCTCTGCGATCAAACCGGATGAAAATATTGTTGATATTAAATCCATTGTTGATGAAGAACGCAGAGTAACTATTGAAGGATATGTTTTTGACGCAGAAGTGAGAGAACTTCGAAGTGGACGGTCTCTATTAACAGTTAAAATAACAGATTATACCGACTCAATTCTTGTGAAGATGTTCTCGCGGGATAAAGAAGATGCTGAATTAATGGCCAATGCCAAAAAAGGCATGTGGTTAAAAGCTCGTGGCTCGATTCAGACGGATACCTTTGTTCGTGACTTGGTGATGATGGCGCAAGACATGGTTGAAATCAAACCGGAACTTCGCCGAGATACGGCCGAGGAAAAACGTGTGGAGTTGCATTTGCATACACCGATGAGTCAAATGGATGCCGTTTCTTCTGTTGATTCATTAGTGAGCCAAGCGGCAAAATGGGGGCATCCGGCAATCGCAATTACCGATCATGCTGGAGTACAATCATTTCCTGATGCTTACGCTGCTAGTAAAAAACATGGCATAAAAGCAATTTTTGGATTGGAAGCAAATTTAGTAGATGACGGTGTACCGATTGCTTATGAAGAGCGCCATGTGTTATTAGAAGACGAAACTTTCGTAGTTTTTGACTTAGAGACAACAGGCTTATCTGCTGTATACGATACCATCATTGAGCTAGCTGCTGTAAAAATTAAAGGCGGACAAATTATTGATAAGTTTGAAAGCTTTGCCAATCCACATCACGAGCTGTCATCGACAACAATCGACTTGACGGGCATTACAGACGATATGGTAAAGAACGCACCAGAAGTGGAAGAAGTGATTCGCAAATACCACGAATGGGCAGGCGATCATATTATGGTTGCTCACAATGCCTCCTTCGATATGGGCTTTTTATACGTATGTTATAAAAAGTACGGTATTGATAAAAAGCACGCTACGATCGATACGCTAGAACTAGCCCGTATGCTTCATCCAGAGTTGAAGAGCCACAGGTTAAATACTCTAGCTAAGAAATTTGGCATTGAGCTAACACAACATCACCGTGCCATCTATGATACGGAAGCAACTTCGTATTTGTTAACGCATCTGTTAAAAGAAGCACATCAAAAAGGGATTCTTTATCACGATCAAATCAATGACTATGTCGGTAGCGGGGATGCATATAAACGTGCGCGTCCTACTCACTGTACGCTATTAGCACAAAATCAAGAAGGATTGAAAAATCTTTTCAAGTTAGTATCTGCTTCTCATATCAATTATTTCTACCGAGTGCCGCGTATTCCACGTTCACTATTGCAAAAGCATCGAACAGGGCTGTTAGTCGGTTCTGGATGTGATAAAGGTGAAGTATTTGAAGCCGTTATGCAAAAATCTATGGAAGAAGTTGAAAAAGCAGCGCAATTTTATGATTATTTGGAAGTTCATCCAAAGGAAGTTTACTCGCATTTGATCGAGCGAGAAATGATTCGTGATGAATGGAATTTGGAAGACATTATCCGTAAACTTGTGAAAATCAGTCGCAAGCTAGAAATTCCATTAGTAGCAACTGGTAATGTTCACTACTTGGATGAAACAGATGCGATTTTCCGTCAAGTATTAATCGGATCTCAAGGTGGAGCGAATCCACTGAACCGCACGAAATTACCAAAAGTGCATTTTAGAACGACCAATGAAATGTTAGACGCTTTTGATTTTCTCGGTAGTGAGACAGCACACGAACTAGTAGTGGAAAACTCTTTAAAAATTTCCAATATGATTGATGTAGTAAAACCGATTAAAGACGAACTGTATACGCCAAAAATTGAAGGTGCCGATGAAGAAGTTCGTGAACTCAGCTATAATATGGCGCAACAAATCTATGGTTCTCCGTTACCTGAAATTGTAGAGGCACGTATTGAAAAAGAATTGAAATCAATCATTGGGCATGGATTTGCGGTTATTTATTTGATATCGCATAAATTGGTTAAAAAGTCGTTAGACGACGGTTATTTAGTAGGTTCACGTGGATCGGTCGGTTCGTCGCTTGTCGCAACATTGACAGAGATCACGGAAGTAAACCCTTTACCACCTCATTATATTTGCAGAGAATGCAAGAAATCAGAGTTCTTTGATGATGGTTCGGTTAGCTCAGGGTTTGACTTAAAAGACAAAAATTGCCCAGATTGCGATGTGCCTTATCAAAAAGAAGGTCAAGATATTCCGTTTGAAACGTTTTTAGGATTTAAAGGAGATAAAGTTCCCGATATCGATTTAAACTTTAGTGGTGAGTATCAGTCAAAAGCTCACAACTATACAAAAGAATTATTTGGTGAAGATAATGTTTTCCGTGCAGGAACAATCGGCACAGTTGCAGAAAAAACAGCTTATGGTTATGTTCGTGGCTATGCAAACGACCGAGACATGACAATTCGTGGCGCAGAAATTGATCGGCTTGTACAAGGTTGTTCCGGCGTCAAACGGAGTACAGGTCAGCATCCCGGAGGAATTATCGTTGTTCCAGATTATATGGACATTTATGATTTTTCGCCGATTCAATTTCCTGCAGATGCGCAGGATTCCGAATGGAAGACGACTCATTTTGATTTTCATTCCATCCACGATAATTTATTGAAGCTAGATATACTTGGACACGATGATCCGACAGTTATCCGTATGCTACAAGATTTATCGGGTATTGATCCGAAAACCATTCCGACCGATGATCCAGAAGTAATGAAAATATTCGCCGGTCCGGAAACGCTTGGCGTAACAAAAGAACAAATTGGCTGCAAAACGGGTACGCTTGGAATTCCAGAGTTTGGTACACGTTTTGTTCGTCAAATGCTTGAAGAAACAAAGCCAAATACATTTTCGGAACTGGTCCAGATTTCAGGGCTGTCTCACGGAACGGACGTTTGGTTGAGTAACGCGCAAGAACTAATTCAAAATGGTACTTGTCAGTTATCAGACGTAATTGGTTGTCGTGATGACATTATGGTCTATTTGATTTATCAAGGACTTGAGTCTTCATTAGCGTTTAAAATTATGGAGTCAGTTCGAAAAGGTAAAGGGTTAACGTCTGAATTTGAGGAAGCGATGAAAAAAGAAGGTGTGCCGAACTGGTATATCGAGTCATGTAAAAAGATTAAATACATGTTCCCGAAAGCTCACGCAGCTGCTTATGTATTAATGGCTGTTCGGATTGCTTATTTCAAAGTACATTTCCCGATTCTTTATTACGCAGCATACTTTACCGTTCGGGCAGAAGATTTTGATGTCACTGCAATGTCTAAAGGATCGCAATCGATTCGTTCAATAATTGATGACATCAATGCTAAAGGATTAGAGGCTTCAACAAAAGAGAAAAACTTGTTAACGGTTATGGAACTAACGCTTGAAATGGTAGAGCGCGGCTATACATTCCAAAAAGTAGATTTGTACAAATCATCTGCTGACCAATTTATTATTGAAGGAAAGAGTTTGATACCGCCGTTTAATGCCATTCCAGGATTAGGAACCAATGCGGCGAAATCAATCGTAGCTGCACGAGAACATGGAGAGTTTTTATCTAAGGAAGATTTGCAACAACGTGGTCGTGTTTCAAAAACAATCATTGAATACATGAATGATCACGGTTGTTTAGAAGGTATGCCAGAAGCGAATCAGCTGTCACTGTTCTAG
- a CDS encoding proline--tRNA ligase has translation MKQTATFIPTLRETPADAEVKSHQLLLRAGFIRQNTSGIYSFLPLGKRVLQKVETVIREEMEAANSVEIFMPALQQAELWQESGRWYTYGDELMRLKDRNDREFALGATHEEVITSLLRDEIKSYKKLPLNLFQIQSKFRDEKRPRFGLLRGREFLMKDAYSFHATTESLDETYDVMMQAYKNIFTRLGLNFRAVIADSGAIGGKDNHEFMVLSEIGEDTIAYSDTSSYAANIEMAAVNVSYPVSNETPETMEKVATPGKNTITDVAEFFGTTADKCIKTMVFKADDELVIVLARGDHEVNDVKVKHATSAKVVEMATPEEVQQLLGCDIGSLGPINLPEDIRLFADHAVENIVNGIAGANESGYHFKNVTPGKDFSIPAFHDLRFIQEGDASPDGQGTIQFAKGIEVGHIFKLGTTYSIPLKGTFLNDQGKSMPYIMGCYGIGVSRVLAAVAEQFQDDNGFTWPDVVAPYEVHLVPVNVKDDAQRELGEELYTLLKENRYEVLLDDRKERAGVKFADADLIGLPIRITIGKKAAEGVLEVKIRRTGETFEWTRDEVLEKVQQFFKK, from the coding sequence ATGAAACAAACAGCAACGTTTATCCCGACTTTACGTGAAACTCCAGCCGATGCGGAAGTGAAATCGCATCAATTATTATTGCGCGCAGGCTTTATTCGTCAAAATACGAGTGGCATATACTCATTCTTACCGCTTGGAAAACGTGTACTTCAAAAAGTTGAAACCGTAATTCGCGAAGAAATGGAAGCTGCCAACAGCGTCGAGATCTTTATGCCTGCACTTCAACAAGCTGAATTATGGCAAGAATCTGGTCGTTGGTACACTTATGGCGACGAATTGATGCGCTTAAAAGATCGCAACGATCGTGAATTTGCATTAGGTGCTACTCATGAAGAAGTGATTACAAGTTTATTACGTGATGAGATCAAATCTTACAAAAAACTACCTTTGAATTTGTTCCAAATTCAATCGAAATTTAGAGATGAAAAACGTCCTCGTTTTGGCTTATTGCGTGGCCGTGAATTCTTAATGAAAGATGCTTATTCTTTCCATGCAACTACTGAAAGTTTGGATGAGACATATGATGTAATGATGCAAGCTTACAAAAATATCTTTACGCGTCTTGGATTAAATTTCCGTGCAGTTATTGCCGATTCAGGTGCAATTGGTGGGAAAGACAATCATGAGTTTATGGTGCTGTCAGAAATTGGTGAAGATACAATCGCTTATTCGGACACATCTTCATATGCAGCGAATATTGAAATGGCCGCAGTTAACGTAAGCTATCCAGTTTCAAATGAAACTCCTGAAACGATGGAAAAAGTTGCAACGCCAGGCAAAAATACAATTACAGATGTAGCAGAATTCTTTGGAACAACTGCAGATAAATGCATTAAAACAATGGTCTTTAAAGCAGATGATGAGTTGGTCATTGTTTTAGCAAGAGGTGATCATGAAGTAAACGACGTAAAAGTAAAACACGCAACTAGTGCTAAAGTTGTTGAGATGGCAACACCGGAAGAAGTGCAACAATTATTGGGCTGTGACATCGGTTCGCTTGGACCTATCAATTTACCTGAAGATATTCGGTTGTTTGCTGACCATGCAGTGGAAAACATCGTTAACGGAATCGCGGGTGCTAACGAAAGTGGTTATCATTTTAAAAATGTTACTCCAGGAAAAGATTTTTCTATTCCTGCTTTCCATGACCTACGCTTTATCCAAGAAGGAGATGCTTCTCCGGACGGTCAAGGAACCATTCAATTTGCTAAAGGCATTGAAGTGGGTCACATTTTCAAATTGGGTACAACATACAGCATTCCATTAAAAGGTACATTCCTTAACGATCAAGGTAAATCTATGCCTTATATTATGGGATGTTACGGAATTGGTGTTTCACGAGTACTAGCTGCAGTTGCAGAGCAATTTCAAGATGACAATGGTTTTACATGGCCAGATGTTGTTGCTCCGTATGAAGTTCATTTAGTTCCAGTTAACGTTAAGGATGATGCTCAGCGTGAGCTTGGCGAGGAACTATATACGCTATTAAAAGAAAATCGTTATGAAGTACTGCTTGATGACCGTAAAGAACGTGCGGGAGTAAAATTTGCAGATGCAGATTTGATTGGTTTACCAATTCGTATCACTATTGGTAAAAAAGCTGCAGAAGGCGTTCTAGAAGTTAAAATTCGTCGGACAGGTGAAACATTTGAATGGACGCGGGACGAAGTTCTAGAGAAAGTACAGCAGTTCTTTAAAAAATAA
- the rseP gene encoding RIP metalloprotease RseP, translated as METVISFIIIFGALVFFHEFGHFLFAKRAGILVREFAIGMGPKILGITKGETLYTLRLLPIGGYVRMAGEDMDTIQLQAGHRIGILLNKDGLAKKIIMNQKNVYPEILFLEVEEADLEKELWIKGYDEEEKLVRIDVARDAVVEENGREVILAPYDRQFDSKTVGKRFMTIFAGPLFNFILAFLIFTALGMMQGIPTFEPVITEVTEESPAAEAGMQNGDLVTAIEGKAIATWDELVASVQNNAGNPLAFEVERDGKPLDFTITPEVSEQSAEEVGVIGVLYQSPMEKDFLGSFAYGAEQTIFWFKEIFRLLGMLVTGQFTIDALSGPVGIYKTTEEVAQYGFFTLMSWAGMLSINLGIMNLLPLPALDGGRLMFFIVEAIRGKPVDRQKEGMVHFVGIMLLMLLMLVVTWNDIQKYFF; from the coding sequence ATGGAAACAGTTATCTCGTTTATAATAATTTTCGGTGCTTTAGTATTTTTCCATGAATTTGGTCATTTTCTTTTCGCAAAACGAGCGGGTATTTTAGTTCGTGAATTTGCAATTGGGATGGGCCCGAAAATTTTGGGCATCACCAAAGGAGAAACGCTTTACACGTTAAGGTTATTACCTATTGGCGGATACGTGCGTATGGCAGGCGAAGATATGGACACAATCCAGCTTCAGGCAGGTCACCGTATCGGTATATTATTAAACAAAGATGGATTAGCAAAAAAAATAATCATGAATCAAAAGAATGTTTATCCTGAAATCTTGTTTCTAGAAGTAGAAGAAGCAGATTTGGAAAAAGAGCTTTGGATTAAAGGTTATGATGAAGAAGAAAAGTTAGTGCGCATTGATGTGGCACGTGATGCTGTTGTCGAAGAAAATGGTAGAGAAGTTATTTTAGCTCCATACGATCGACAATTTGATTCGAAAACAGTTGGTAAGCGATTTATGACAATATTTGCAGGACCTCTTTTCAACTTTATTTTAGCGTTTCTAATTTTTACAGCACTTGGTATGATGCAAGGTATCCCAACTTTTGAACCTGTCATAACTGAAGTGACAGAAGAAAGTCCGGCAGCTGAAGCGGGAATGCAAAATGGTGATTTGGTAACTGCGATTGAAGGAAAAGCAATTGCAACATGGGATGAGCTCGTTGCATCAGTTCAAAACAATGCTGGAAACCCACTAGCTTTTGAAGTTGAACGTGACGGTAAGCCGTTAGACTTCACAATTACTCCTGAAGTTTCTGAGCAATCGGCTGAAGAAGTTGGCGTTATTGGTGTGCTTTATCAAAGTCCAATGGAAAAAGATTTTCTTGGTTCATTTGCATATGGCGCAGAACAAACCATCTTTTGGTTTAAAGAAATTTTCCGTTTATTAGGAATGTTGGTTACGGGTCAATTTACAATTGATGCCCTATCCGGTCCTGTAGGCATTTACAAAACAACTGAAGAAGTCGCTCAATATGGATTTTTCACATTGATGAGCTGGGCTGGAATGTTAAGTATTAATCTTGGTATTATGAACTTACTGCCGTTACCAGCACTTGATGGTGGTCGCTTAATGTTCTTTATCGTTGAAGCAATTCGTGGCAAACCAGTAGATCGTCAAAAAGAAGGAATGGTTCATTTTGTTGGAATCATGCTTCTTATGCTACTCATGCTCGTTGTCACTTGGAATGATATTCAAAAGTATTTCTTTTAA
- the dxr gene encoding 1-deoxy-D-xylulose-5-phosphate reductoisomerase encodes MVKKIILLGATGSIGVQTADIIREHPQEFSLVGFAVGKNMEVTRKLIAEFKPEIVCVQQSEDAKILAAEYPEITFVTGAKGLIEIAVYDADVLVNAVLGSVGLEPTLEAIKLGRTIAIANKETLVTAGHLVMDSARHYGADILPVDSEHSALFQALNGEKIEQASRLILTASGGSFRDLTRDQLKNVTVQDALNHPNWSMGSKITIDSATMVNKGLEVIEAHVLFDFAYADIDVVLHRESIIHSMVEFQDTSVMAQLGTPDMRVPIQYALSYPDRLPRTEAKRLNLAEIGQLNFKEMDYKRFHALQLAFDAGNAGGTMTTVLNAANEQAVALFLNEEIKFLQIEEMIERAMDQHEVLANPDLETILHVDAETRKFVKKMLK; translated from the coding sequence ATGGTTAAGAAAATTATTTTGCTGGGCGCCACTGGATCAATTGGTGTTCAAACAGCTGATATTATCCGTGAACATCCGCAAGAGTTTTCATTAGTTGGATTTGCTGTAGGAAAAAACATGGAAGTTACACGTAAGTTAATAGCTGAATTTAAACCGGAAATTGTATGTGTTCAACAATCAGAAGACGCGAAAATATTAGCGGCTGAATACCCGGAAATTACATTTGTTACTGGAGCTAAAGGATTAATTGAGATTGCAGTTTACGATGCAGATGTGCTAGTTAATGCAGTACTGGGCAGTGTTGGGCTCGAGCCTACACTAGAAGCGATTAAGCTTGGTCGGACAATTGCCATTGCAAACAAAGAAACACTCGTAACTGCGGGACATTTAGTGATGGATAGCGCTAGACATTATGGGGCAGATATTCTACCGGTTGACAGCGAACATTCTGCATTGTTCCAAGCTTTGAACGGTGAAAAAATAGAACAAGCGAGTCGGTTAATTTTGACCGCTTCTGGTGGTAGCTTCCGTGATTTAACACGTGATCAATTAAAAAACGTTACAGTTCAAGATGCATTAAACCATCCTAACTGGTCAATGGGCTCTAAAATTACAATTGACTCAGCTACAATGGTTAATAAAGGTTTAGAAGTCATCGAAGCGCATGTCCTATTCGATTTTGCTTATGCCGATATTGATGTTGTGCTTCACCGTGAAAGTATTATTCACTCAATGGTTGAATTTCAAGACACAAGCGTTATGGCCCAACTTGGAACTCCGGATATGCGCGTACCGATTCAATACGCATTATCTTATCCTGATCGACTTCCGCGTACTGAAGCAAAACGATTAAACTTAGCGGAAATTGGTCAATTGAATTTCAAAGAAATGGACTATAAACGCTTCCACGCATTGCAATTAGCATTTGATGCTGGAAACGCAGGTGGAACCATGACAACTGTGTTAAATGCCGCGAATGAGCAAGCAGTGGCATTATTCCTAAATGAAGAAATTAAGTTTTTGCAAATTGAGGAAATGATTGAACGTGCGATGGATCAGCACGAAGTACTAGCTAATCCCGATTTAGAAACGATTTTGCATGTAGATGCTGAAACAAGAAAATTCGTTAAAAAAATGCTAAAATAA
- a CDS encoding phosphatidate cytidylyltransferase: MKQRIITGVIAAALFIPFVIYGGIPFILLVYLLGTVALQELLKMKGRSLRSIPGLISLLALYAFMLPNEWAQQVFEWTGYEKVEFAFLAVILLLIHTVIVKNSFTFDDAAFAIMGTLYVGIGFFYFIETREASLSYLIFALLIVWFTDSGAYFTGRKIGKRKLWPEISPNKTIEGFFGGIVWAIGIALIFNYFIPLNHSIILIVIVTIIASIFGQMGDLVESALKRHFNVKDSGAILPGHGGILDRFDSILFVMPLLHFLHFI, translated from the coding sequence ATGAAACAACGGATTATAACAGGTGTTATTGCAGCGGCTCTTTTTATTCCTTTTGTTATTTATGGAGGAATTCCATTTATTTTGCTCGTTTATTTGTTAGGAACAGTAGCCTTGCAAGAGCTTTTAAAGATGAAAGGACGGAGCTTACGGAGTATTCCAGGCCTTATATCTCTATTGGCACTATATGCTTTTATGCTTCCAAATGAATGGGCACAGCAAGTGTTTGAATGGACGGGATATGAAAAAGTTGAATTTGCATTTTTAGCAGTAATTTTACTTTTAATACATACAGTTATTGTGAAAAATAGTTTTACGTTTGATGATGCTGCATTTGCAATTATGGGTACTTTATATGTGGGAATTGGTTTCTTCTATTTTATCGAAACGCGTGAGGCAAGTTTAAGTTACTTAATATTTGCCTTATTAATCGTATGGTTTACGGATTCAGGTGCGTATTTTACAGGGCGTAAAATAGGTAAACGAAAACTATGGCCAGAAATCTCACCAAACAAAACCATAGAAGGGTTTTTTGGGGGTATTGTTTGGGCGATTGGGATTGCTTTAATCTTTAATTATTTCATTCCGTTAAATCACTCTATCATTTTAATCGTGATTGTTACGATTATCGCTTCTATTTTTGGACAAATGGGCGACTTAGTAGAATCTGCATTAAAGCGTCATTTTAACGTAAAAGATTCGGGAGCAATTCTACCAGGACATGGTGGAATTTTGGATCGTTTCGATAGCATTTTGTTTGTAATGCCCTTGCTTCACTTTTTACATTTCATCTAA
- a CDS encoding isoprenyl transferase: MFNKLLKRNTDVVLENKDRTVLIPNEEVPAHIAIIMDGNGRWAKKRSLPRVAGHHEGMKTIRKVTKLANELGVSVLTLYAFSTENWKRPKIEVDFLMRLPEEFLTTFLPELVEENVRVEMMGYHENLPAHTLKAIKKAKEATKNNTGLVLNFALNYGSRAEIVDAVKNIAAQVAEGTLKIDEINEDLITGGLMTKGLPEPDLLIRTSGEVRLSNFMLWQLAYTEFWFTETLWPDFNEDSLLEAIHIYQNRNRRYGGLKGDELK; the protein is encoded by the coding sequence ATGTTTAATAAACTATTAAAAAGAAATACTGATGTGGTCTTAGAGAATAAAGACCGTACAGTTTTGATTCCAAATGAAGAAGTACCAGCACATATAGCTATCATTATGGATGGAAACGGACGTTGGGCGAAAAAACGTTCATTGCCAAGAGTTGCTGGGCATCATGAAGGAATGAAAACAATTCGCAAAGTGACAAAGCTTGCCAATGAACTAGGGGTAAGTGTGCTAACTTTGTATGCATTTTCCACAGAAAATTGGAAACGACCAAAAATTGAAGTGGATTTTTTGATGCGATTGCCTGAAGAGTTTTTAACGACTTTTCTGCCTGAGTTAGTAGAAGAAAATGTGCGCGTTGAAATGATGGGTTATCATGAAAACTTACCAGCACATACACTTAAAGCGATAAAAAAGGCAAAAGAAGCTACGAAAAATAACACAGGACTTGTATTAAATTTTGCCCTGAATTATGGCAGTCGTGCGGAGATTGTAGATGCAGTAAAAAATATTGCGGCACAAGTTGCTGAAGGTACTTTAAAAATCGACGAGATTAACGAAGATCTTATTACGGGTGGTTTGATGACAAAAGGCTTGCCAGAACCTGATTTATTAATCCGAACGAGTGGAGAAGTGCGATTAAGCAATTTTATGCTTTGGCAACTGGCTTATACCGAGTTTTGGTTTACGGAAACCTTATGGCCCGATTTTAATGAAGATTCCTTACTTGAAGCGATTCACATTTATCAAAATCGAAATCGCCGGTATGGAGGGTTGAAAGGAGACGAATTGAAATGA
- the frr gene encoding ribosome recycling factor encodes MPKSVMNETQSKMTNAIQAFSRDLASIRAGRATPSILDKLSIDYYGSPTPVNQVAGISIPEARLIMIQPYDKSVLGDIEKAILKSDLGLSPSNDGSVIRLAVPALTEERRKDLVKQVKKEAEEAKIGIRNIRRDANDEFKKLEKKSEITVDDLRGYSDDVQKLTDDNIAKIDEMAKDKEKGIMEV; translated from the coding sequence ATGCCGAAATCAGTAATGAATGAAACTCAATCTAAAATGACTAATGCAATTCAAGCTTTTTCACGTGACTTAGCATCTATCCGTGCTGGTCGTGCAACTCCATCAATTTTGGATAAATTATCTATCGATTATTACGGATCTCCAACACCCGTCAACCAAGTAGCGGGGATTTCGATTCCTGAAGCTCGTTTGATTATGATTCAGCCGTATGACAAATCGGTTCTTGGTGATATCGAAAAAGCGATTCTTAAATCCGACTTAGGCTTAAGCCCTTCGAATGATGGTTCTGTTATTCGTTTAGCTGTACCTGCTTTAACAGAAGAGCGTCGTAAAGACCTTGTCAAACAAGTGAAAAAAGAAGCAGAAGAGGCAAAAATCGGTATTCGCAATATTCGCCGCGATGCGAATGACGAGTTTAAAAAACTTGAGAAGAAAAGCGAAATTACAGTTGATGACTTGCGTGGATATTCTGATGATGTTCAAAAATTAACGGATGACAACATTGCAAAAATCGATGAAATGGCTAAAGATAAAGAAAAAGGAATTATGGAAGTTTAA